The following are encoded in a window of Castanea sativa cultivar Marrone di Chiusa Pesio chromosome 5, ASM4071231v1 genomic DNA:
- the LOC142637297 gene encoding cysteine protease XCP1-like gives MGSQKFQLAILFLIWASLACLSFSLPSEYSILGQEQDKFPTEEREIELFQQWMKEHKRVYKHAEEAKKRFENFRRNLKYIIEYNAKRNSPNAHRLGLNKFADLSNEEFKKTYLSKVKKPFNKMSNTLLSGSMQEKLQSCDDAPTSLDWRKKGVVTGVKDQGDCGSCWAFSSTGAIEGINAIVTGSLISLSEQELMDCDTTNYGCDGGYMDYAFEWVISNGGIDTEADYPYKFVDQACNITKEENKVVSIDGYKDVAESDSALLCASVQQPVSVGMDGSALDFQLYTSGIYDGSCSSDPDDIDHAVLIVGYGSEDGEDYWIVKNSWGTYWGIDGYFYIRRNTNLTYGVCAINAMASYPTKESSSPSPYPSPTAPPPPPTPVTPPPPPPPPPSPSPSECGDFSYCPSDETCCCIYEFYDFCLIYGCCPYENAVCCTGTEYCCPGDYPICDVEEGLCLKNQGDYLGVAARKKRMAKHKFPWTKLEQTEKEYLPLQWKRNPFAAMR, from the exons ATGGGTTCCCAAAAGTTTCAACTGGCTATACTGTTCTTGATCTGGGCTTCACTAGCATGCCTATCTTTTAGCCTCCCGAGTGAGTACTCTATATTGGGTCAAGAGCAGGACAAGTTTCCTACAGAGGAAAGAGAGATCGAGCTCTTCCAACAATGGATGAAAGAGCACAAAAGGGTGTACAAACACGCGGAGGAGGCCAAGAAGAGGTTCGAGAACTTCAGGAGGAATTTGAAGTACATAATTGAATACAATGCAAAGAGAAACTCACCCAACGCACATCGCTTGGGGTTGAACAAGTTTGCGGATTTGAGCAATGAAGAGTTCAAGAAGACTTATTTGTCAAAAGTGAAGAAGCCTTTCAACAAGATGAGTAACACTCTTTTGAGTGGGAGTATGCAGGAAAAGTTGCAATCTTGTGATGATGCTCCTACTTCCTTGGATTGGAGGAAAAAGGGAGTTGTCACTGGCGTTAAGGACCAAGGCGATTGTG GAAGTTGCTGGGCATTCTCCTCAACTGGTGCTATAGAAGGAATAAACGCCATAGTCACTGGAAGCCTTATTAGTCTTTCAGAACAAGAACTTATGGATTGTGATACTACCAACTATGGATGTGATGGAGGCTATATGGACTATGCTTTCGAATGGGTTATAAGCAATGGGGGGATTGATACAGAAGCTGATTATCCCTACAAATTTGTGGATCAAGCCTGCAACATTACCAAG GAGGAAAACAAAGTTGTAAGCATTGATGGCTATAAAGATGTAGCAGAATCAGACAGTGCTCTCTTGTGTGCTTCTGTTCAGCAGCCCGTTAGTGTGGGTATGGATGGCTCTGCACTTGACTTTCAACTTTACACAAGT GGTATCTATGACGGTAGCTGTTCGAGTGATCCTGATGACATTGACCACGCCGTTTTAATAGTAGGCTATGGTTCTGAAGATGGTGAAGATTATTGGATAGTGAAGAATTCATGGGGAACATATTGGGGAATTGATGGATACTTTTATATAAGAAGGAATACTAATTTAACATATGGAGTCTGTGCTATTAATGCTATGGCTTCATATCCAACCAAAGAGTCTTCTTCACCATCTCCTTATCCATCCCCAACtgctccaccaccaccacctacTCCCgtgacaccaccaccaccaccaccacctcctccttcTCCTTCACCAAGTGAATGTGGTGACTTTTCCTACTGTCCAAGTGATGAGACATGCTGCTGCATATATGAATTCTATGACTTTTGCCTGATTTATGGTTGCTGTCCATATGAAAATGCTGTTTGTTGCACTGGAACTGAGTACTGCTGCCCGGGTGATTACCCCATTTGCGATGTTGAAGAAGGGCTCTGTCTCAAG AACCAGGGAGATTACTTAGGAGTAGCCGCAAGGAAGAAAAGGATGGCTAAACACAAGTTCCCATGGACTAAATTAGAACAAACAGAGAAGGAATACCTCCCACTTCAGTGGAAGAGGAATCCATTTGCTGCAATGCGCTGA